The proteins below come from a single Hyperolius riggenbachi isolate aHypRig1 chromosome 8, aHypRig1.pri, whole genome shotgun sequence genomic window:
- the PIERCE1 gene encoding piercer of microtubule wall 1 protein: MADHAPPQIAPDDPQGATYPQTSDFYRIQPDLPAKFNHPETWGGGYRGKPTNPLYRTTNQAYGSRAPTVHEMPTTFKGVSDKFSEAATKCGMYRDNGFNTHIERSYVTGPDNLITLNDRLNFHRSYNTNGPSHT, encoded by the exons ATGGCCGACCACGCCCCTCCGCAGATCGCACCCGATGATCCGCAGGGCGCaacgtacccccaaaccagcgatTTTTACCGCATCCAGCCGGACTTACCCGCTAAGTTTAACCACCCGGAGACGTGGGGAGGCGGATACAG AGGCAAGCCAACCAACCCGCTGTACAGGACCACAAACCAGGCCTATGGCAGCAGAGCGCCCACTGTGCACGAGATGCCG ACCACATTTAAAGGGGTTTCGGATAAGTTTTCAGAGGCGGCTACAAAGTGCGGCATGTACCGGGACAATGGATTTAACACGCACATAGAGAGGAGCTACGTGACGGGACCGGATAATCTGATCACCTTGAATGACAGACTGAACTTCCACCGCAGTTATAATACAAACGGCCCCTCCCACACCTGA